One genomic window of Campylobacter curvus includes the following:
- the mrdA gene encoding penicillin-binding protein 2 — MRMRIVFSVIALFWIILLSRIYNLSVNSNEYYNEIAEQNAVKMQYIPPVRGIIFDVKDRPMAINRLGFSILVKPHLSGMKSEILDSELNYIGGLFDDLNVTKLKREYIKNDSPYNQEFINVVEFIDYDKFLPYFASLSLRENLRIEPASKRHYPYNDLASHIIGYVGRANQKDIESDPLTKLTNYTGRSGVERYYNSVLQGVEGSKRIKVNALNEEIEQMNFTAPHSKNIKLSIDLEVQKFVADVFGEDAGSVIVMSLKDGAIIAAGSFPEYDLNPFVLGISQKEWNDLVKDVDHPFTNKLVNGLYPPGSIVKMGMALAFLDNGMSKYDSFYCSGSYELGGRKFRCWKTYGHGNVNMNTAIRESCDDYFYKGSQKVGIDAIVPILERMGFGTKTNVDLPNEFVGTLPSREWKMRKYGKAWFQGETLITSIGQGNFLVTPMQVAKYTAGLATGLNITPHFLKSIDGVDVDFTPTDDAFTEFEKSQLPAIRHAMYEVANHPKGTANRHFIGSVVKVAAKTGTAQVVGISQTEKKRMQEEDMAYLQRSHAWMTTYGPYEDPQYVVTMVIEHGGHGGSAAGPKISQIYNKLVDMGYINLEKSIAADAKKQGKK; from the coding sequence ATGAGGATGCGTATAGTTTTTAGCGTGATAGCGCTATTTTGGATCATCCTTCTTAGCAGGATATATAATTTAAGCGTAAATTCCAACGAATACTACAACGAGATCGCCGAGCAAAACGCCGTCAAGATGCAGTATATCCCGCCCGTTCGCGGTATCATCTTTGATGTCAAAGACAGACCCATGGCGATAAACAGGCTTGGCTTTTCTATCCTCGTAAAGCCCCATCTTAGCGGTATGAAAAGCGAAATTTTAGACTCCGAGCTAAACTATATCGGCGGGCTGTTTGACGATTTAAATGTCACAAAACTAAAGCGCGAATACATAAAAAACGACTCGCCTTACAATCAAGAATTTATAAATGTAGTGGAATTCATCGACTATGATAAATTTCTGCCGTATTTTGCGAGCCTGTCGTTACGTGAAAATTTACGCATAGAGCCGGCCTCAAAGCGCCACTATCCATACAATGATCTAGCCTCGCACATCATCGGCTACGTCGGTAGGGCAAATCAAAAAGATATAGAGAGCGACCCTCTTACGAAGCTCACCAACTACACGGGCAGAAGCGGTGTGGAGCGTTATTATAACTCGGTATTGCAAGGCGTGGAGGGCTCTAAACGTATAAAAGTAAATGCCTTGAACGAAGAGATCGAGCAGATGAATTTCACCGCGCCGCACAGCAAAAATATAAAGCTCAGCATCGATCTTGAGGTCCAAAAATTTGTAGCCGATGTTTTTGGAGAGGATGCGGGAAGCGTGATAGTGATGAGCCTAAAAGACGGCGCTATCATCGCTGCCGGCAGCTTTCCCGAGTATGATCTAAATCCTTTCGTGCTTGGCATCAGTCAAAAGGAGTGGAACGATCTTGTAAAAGACGTCGATCATCCCTTTACAAACAAGCTGGTAAACGGACTTTACCCGCCGGGCTCTATCGTAAAAATGGGTATGGCACTTGCATTTTTGGATAATGGCATGAGTAAATACGACAGCTTTTACTGCTCGGGCTCGTATGAGCTTGGCGGGCGTAAATTTCGCTGCTGGAAGACCTACGGACACGGAAATGTCAATATGAATACGGCTATCCGCGAAAGCTGTGACGATTATTTTTATAAAGGTAGCCAAAAGGTCGGCATAGACGCTATCGTGCCGATACTTGAGCGTATGGGCTTTGGCACGAAAACGAACGTTGACCTGCCAAACGAATTCGTAGGCACACTGCCTAGTCGCGAGTGGAAGATGCGAAAATACGGTAAGGCGTGGTTTCAGGGCGAGACGCTCATCACCTCGATAGGACAGGGAAATTTCCTCGTTACGCCTATGCAAGTAGCCAAATACACGGCCGGGCTCGCGACCGGACTAAATATAACGCCTCATTTTTTAAAGAGCATAGACGGTGTGGATGTAGATTTCACGCCGACTGACGATGCTTTTACCGAGTTTGAGAAATCGCAGCTACCGGCCATCAGACACGCGATGTATGAGGTGGCGAACCACCCTAAAGGCACGGCAAATAGGCACTTTATCGGTAGTGTCGTGAAGGTCGCGGCAAAGACTGGTACCGCGCAAGTCGTAGGCATCTCGCAGACCGAGAAAAAGCGTATGCAAGAAGAAGATATGGCGTATTTGCAGCGCTCACACGCATGGATGACGACTTACGGGCCTTATGAAGATCCTCAATACGTCGTTACGATGGTCATCGAGCATGGCGGACACGGCGGTAGTGCGGCAGGGCCTAAGATATCGCAAATTTACAATAAGCTTGTCGATATGGGCTACATCAACCTTGAAAAATCGATCGCAGCCGACGCTAAAAAGCAGGGTAAAAAGTGA
- the ybeY gene encoding rRNA maturation RNase YbeY has protein sequence MILCEEKYPEILDEICAFLTPGDIELSFVNSEEMREINLKERGFDKTTDVLSFPLELVLHAPIGCIVINTDLVAQKSAQLGHTNDDETALLFIHGLLHVLGFDHEKDGGQMREKEVQIITKFKLPKSLIVRTMEE, from the coding sequence ATGATACTTTGCGAGGAAAAATACCCTGAAATTTTAGATGAAATTTGCGCATTTTTAACACCAGGAGATATCGAGCTGAGCTTCGTAAATAGCGAGGAGATGAGAGAGATAAATTTAAAAGAGCGAGGGTTTGATAAAACGACTGATGTGCTTAGCTTCCCGCTTGAGCTAGTGCTTCACGCTCCTATCGGCTGTATCGTGATAAACACCGATCTAGTCGCGCAAAAATCAGCCCAGCTAGGGCACACAAACGACGATGAGACCGCCCTGCTTTTCATACACGGGCTGCTTCACGTGCTTGGCTTTGATCATGAGAAAGATGGCGGGCAGATGCGCGAAAAAGAGGTGCAGATCATCACGAAATTCAAACTTCCAAAAAGCCTGATCGTGCGAACGATGGAGGAGTGA
- the queC gene encoding 7-cyano-7-deazaguanine synthase QueC, whose product MKKAVCIMSGGMDSTLCAVMAKREGYEIMALHFDYEQRTMRREKMAFEQICDRLGIKKRLNLDVSFIADIGGNALTDKNLAVSKDGLGDEIPNTYVPFRNGIFISIAAALAEKEGAQAIYIGVVEEDSSGYPDCKGEFIECMNAAINVGTAPETKIKIVTPLVNLSKADIVAKSLEFGSPLELTWSCYEREDEACGLCDSCRLRLRGFERAGAKDKIKYANLS is encoded by the coding sequence ATGAAAAAAGCAGTCTGTATAATGAGCGGAGGCATGGATAGCACACTTTGCGCGGTGATGGCAAAGCGCGAGGGATACGAGATCATGGCGCTTCACTTTGACTACGAACAGCGCACGATGAGGCGAGAGAAAATGGCTTTTGAGCAAATCTGCGACCGTCTTGGTATAAAAAAGCGGCTAAATTTAGACGTCAGCTTTATCGCGGATATCGGCGGCAATGCGCTGACTGACAAGAATTTAGCCGTCTCTAAAGACGGTCTGGGCGATGAGATACCAAACACCTATGTGCCGTTTCGTAACGGGATATTTATCTCCATCGCCGCCGCGCTCGCCGAAAAAGAGGGCGCACAAGCGATTTATATCGGCGTCGTAGAGGAGGATAGTAGCGGTTATCCGGACTGCAAGGGCGAATTTATCGAGTGCATGAATGCCGCCATAAACGTCGGCACGGCGCCTGAAACAAAGATAAAGATCGTCACGCCGTTAGTAAATTTAAGCAAGGCTGACATCGTGGCAAAGTCGCTGGAATTTGGCTCTCCGCTCGAGCTTACTTGGAGCTGTTACGAGCGTGAGGACGAGGCTTGCGGGCTTTGCGACAGCTGCCGCTTGAGGCTAAGAGGCTTTGAAAGAGCCGGTGCAAAAGATAAGATAAAATACGCAAATTTAAGCTGA
- the hcp gene encoding hydroxylamine reductase: MSKDMEMFCYQCEMSAPEGCGAKGQSHGTCGKDDTLARLQDTMIFGLKGLSAYRHHADELGADTSAVDRVMADTLYFTLTNSNFNFDEHVKQLLAVGSAGVEVMNILSEAHTAKFGIPAPVKVSQNKVEGKAILVSGHNLHALELLLKATEGKGINIYTHSEMLPAHGYPQLRKYPHLKGNVGKAWFDQTKLFNEFKGAILMTTNCIVPLRSSCTYADRLFGYSIAGTNGVKHIENDDFTPLIECALACGDVSGFDSDETLVTGGHYKTILSLAPQILEAITSGKIRRFFVIAGCDAPGKGREYYRELAQSLPKDCVILTSSCGKFRFNDIDFGNVPGTQLPRYIDLGQCNDSNGAVKIALALSEATGIAVNDLPVSIVLMWMEQKAVIILLALFSLGIKNINVGPSLPRFFNDEIVNFLVQNFGVRPISGDAQADLKYFLGE; encoded by the coding sequence ATGAGTAAAGATATGGAGATGTTTTGCTACCAATGCGAAATGAGCGCGCCCGAAGGCTGTGGCGCCAAGGGTCAGAGCCACGGTACCTGCGGCAAAGACGATACGCTCGCGCGCCTTCAAGATACGATGATTTTCGGTCTTAAGGGTCTTAGCGCTTATCGTCACCACGCAGACGAGCTGGGCGCAGACACCAGCGCGGTAGATCGCGTGATGGCGGACACACTATATTTCACGCTCACAAACTCGAATTTCAACTTCGACGAGCACGTCAAACAGCTCCTTGCGGTCGGAAGTGCGGGTGTAGAGGTCATGAACATACTAAGCGAGGCGCATACGGCAAAATTTGGCATCCCTGCACCCGTAAAAGTGAGCCAAAACAAAGTAGAGGGCAAGGCGATCTTAGTAAGCGGTCACAACCTGCACGCCTTGGAGTTGTTGCTAAAAGCGACCGAGGGCAAGGGCATAAACATCTACACTCACTCCGAGATGTTGCCCGCCCACGGCTATCCGCAGCTTCGCAAATATCCGCATCTAAAGGGCAACGTCGGCAAGGCGTGGTTCGATCAAACCAAGCTTTTCAACGAATTTAAAGGCGCTATTTTGATGACTACTAACTGCATCGTGCCGCTTCGCTCGTCCTGTACCTATGCAGACCGCTTGTTTGGCTACTCGATCGCAGGCACGAACGGCGTAAAGCACATCGAAAACGACGATTTTACGCCGCTCATCGAGTGCGCTCTGGCTTGCGGCGACGTGAGCGGATTTGATAGCGACGAGACGCTGGTGACGGGCGGGCATTACAAAACGATTTTAAGCCTTGCGCCGCAAATTTTAGAGGCGATCACGTCGGGTAAAATTCGCCGCTTTTTTGTCATCGCAGGCTGCGACGCACCGGGCAAAGGACGCGAATACTACCGCGAGCTAGCCCAGAGCCTACCTAAAGACTGCGTCATTTTGACATCAAGCTGCGGAAAATTTAGATTTAACGACATCGACTTTGGCAACGTGCCGGGTACGCAGCTTCCGCGATACATCGACCTTGGCCAGTGCAACGACAGCAACGGCGCGGTCAAAATCGCCCTAGCGCTCAGCGAAGCGACCGGTATCGCGGTAAACGATCTGCCGGTCTCGATCGTGCTGATGTGGATGGAGCAAAAGGCGGTCATCATCTTGCTAGCACTCTTTAGCCTCGGCATCAAAAATATCAACGTAGGTCCTAGCCTGCCTAGATTTTTCAACGACGAGATAGTGAATTTCTTGGTTCAAAATTTCGGTGTTCGCCCTATAAGCGGCGACGCACAGGCTGATTTGAAGTATTTCTTGGGCGAGTGA
- the metG gene encoding methionine--tRNA ligase: MKEKVYITTPIYYVNDVPHIGHAYTTIIADTFARFKRLQGHPTYFMTGTDEHGQKIEQAAKARGKTPKEYADEISAKFRTLWDEFEISYDHFIRTTDEEHKLTAQNVFSKMQANGDIYKGEYEGFYCVSCETFFTATQLLDDNCCPDCGRKTSIVKEESYFFRLSKYQDALLKWYENDELCVIPKGKKNEVVSFVKGGLKDLSITRTSFDWGVKLPASANDPKHVMYVWLDALVNYLTTLGYSRDDALMDFWQNTTHIVGKDILRFHAVYWPAFLMSLNLALPKHVAAHGWWTRNGEKMSKSKGNVIDPREVAKAYGLENFRYFMLREVPFGQDGDFSQKALIERINSELGNGLGNLLNRIIGMSGKYSEFKIDASNVAKFYNAELEEAHAHLKSAIENLEVLATNRYLEELWKVVTLANGVIAKYEPWAMIKEGKTTEANALVALSANLLAKVAVLLSPAMPKTADKIAEALSFEINERNFKDLVLDNGVQNFVSKPTEPLFPRIESELMPSTTPSVNEPQNEKKDENVITIDDFAKIVIKVGEVLECERVEGSEKLLKFTIDLGEQKPRTILSGIAKYYDPSDLIGKQVCVLANLKERTMMKKYVSQGMILSAEDGSLTLLSTQKKVKNGAIVG, translated from the coding sequence CGATACCTTTGCACGTTTTAAGCGCCTACAGGGGCATCCGACATACTTTATGACCGGTACGGACGAGCACGGGCAAAAGATCGAGCAAGCCGCAAAAGCGCGTGGTAAGACGCCAAAAGAATACGCCGACGAGATAAGCGCTAAATTTCGCACGCTTTGGGACGAGTTTGAGATAAGCTACGATCATTTTATCCGCACGACCGACGAGGAGCACAAGCTCACCGCACAAAATGTTTTTAGCAAGATGCAGGCAAACGGTGACATCTACAAGGGCGAATACGAGGGCTTTTACTGCGTTAGCTGCGAGACGTTTTTCACGGCTACTCAGCTACTTGACGACAACTGCTGTCCTGACTGCGGGCGAAAGACCAGTATCGTAAAAGAGGAGAGCTACTTTTTTAGACTCTCGAAATACCAAGACGCCCTGCTAAAATGGTATGAAAACGACGAGCTTTGCGTCATCCCAAAAGGCAAGAAAAATGAGGTCGTAAGCTTCGTAAAAGGCGGGCTAAAAGACCTCTCCATCACCCGCACGAGCTTTGACTGGGGCGTGAAGCTACCGGCTAGCGCCAACGATCCAAAGCACGTGATGTATGTCTGGCTAGACGCGCTCGTAAACTATCTCACGACGCTTGGCTACTCAAGAGACGACGCATTGATGGACTTTTGGCAAAACACCACGCACATCGTGGGCAAGGATATCTTGCGATTTCACGCGGTGTATTGGCCGGCGTTTTTGATGAGTTTAAATTTAGCCTTGCCAAAACACGTCGCAGCCCACGGCTGGTGGACACGTAACGGCGAAAAGATGAGTAAGAGCAAGGGAAATGTCATCGATCCAAGGGAGGTCGCTAAAGCTTACGGCCTTGAAAATTTCAGATATTTCATGCTCCGAGAAGTGCCGTTTGGACAAGACGGCGACTTTAGCCAAAAGGCACTCATAGAGCGCATAAATTCCGAGCTTGGCAACGGACTTGGCAATCTACTAAACCGCATAATCGGCATGAGCGGCAAATATAGCGAGTTTAAAATAGACGCTTCAAACGTGGCTAAATTTTACAACGCCGAGCTAGAAGAAGCCCACGCTCATCTAAAATCAGCAATAGAAAATTTAGAAGTTCTAGCCACGAATCGCTACTTGGAGGAGCTTTGGAAGGTAGTGACGCTGGCAAACGGTGTCATCGCAAAATACGAGCCTTGGGCGATGATAAAAGAGGGCAAAACGACTGAGGCTAACGCCCTTGTCGCGCTAAGCGCAAATTTACTTGCAAAAGTAGCCGTTTTACTAAGCCCTGCGATGCCAAAAACAGCGGACAAGATCGCAGAGGCGCTTAGCTTCGAGATAAACGAGCGAAACTTTAAGGATCTGGTGCTTGATAACGGCGTGCAAAATTTCGTCTCAAAGCCGACCGAGCCGCTGTTTCCAAGGATCGAGAGCGAGCTGATGCCAAGTACCACTCCAAGCGTCAATGAGCCGCAAAACGAGAAAAAGGACGAAAACGTCATAACGATAGATGATTTTGCCAAAATCGTCATAAAAGTGGGCGAAGTGCTGGAGTGCGAGAGGGTCGAAGGCAGCGAGAAGCTACTGAAATTCACGATCGATCTGGGCGAGCAAAAGCCTCGCACCATACTTTCTGGTATCGCAAAATACTACGACCCAAGCGACCTCATCGGCAAACAAGTTTGCGTCCTGGCAAATCTCAAAGAGCGAACGATGATGAAAAAATACGTCTCTCAAGGCATGATCCTAAGCGCGGAAGACGGCTCGCTGACGCTACTTAGCACTCAAAAAAAGGTCAAAAACGGAGCGATAGTCGGATAA